A genomic window from Cydia amplana chromosome 3, ilCydAmpl1.1, whole genome shotgun sequence includes:
- the LOC134662747 gene encoding mucin-2-like isoform X6: MRAGVWCVALALLAVGGALRPTQAEGTTRVGRRLSIHTSTESSALEQEHASTRRGSRRREETSPRQAVRRTRTRAPQTEEVTEPQTKRNTTNERFDSRKAYSRTRNRPEPEEDTPKANVIRSRSRFNRPAPTQPTPTTKAPEVTSPNIDESKIEVINSTLEEITKMVFNEYEPVTQSNRRISTRISAVTQRRRGRVNARSNEQSDLTSSGTTNSISIAEKGPTTDKMLDLRGPRKLRYKQRVSETDTNLTGLGITASNEVQQSSQKETPSHEPKLSAPVENVQQSTETNPLKTTTLKVMRIVRRPVQRGKGSFKPTASESLPKKRSDEVSEDDNYPEPFKALLQAKNTSTQFTSPNDESLTLKASQKVYNSFTPSQQSTLSSLKNKYSRLRPKPNVEKELKNDTKPDDKSAESTVAPKTLSTKEPSYKFRSQQTTRSRKFSHLTSSTVSNTEQSGDKPAYKYNRKFKISTTEAPKTEPKIISKRVETNNLLKKASHRPTFYSRRNSSKSEASTTTPSNEESLNIGSALESIAKHKASLPRTSYYSRQRNSKKVLTPSIPSTEEPFKDNKSVIETSDRKNADNVDMPLIYTLLKPTDVSQNENNLDISHNENNGENPHKMFVIAVTSKESPESSTENEMTSNTVEETEARPVVGLSTPKYHATYTVPQPTAKADEHDVLSAVPPIRNIPTRKFGRGRVGSRSQNDVVSEEPVTRDRGAGKYTDSYTKTTEASTNGINPDTEKSRHRFSSKYRALHDKPIYRATVPTVTPSTIEGEEYQLGPDMNAITFTQTRSPAELLKLSESLVKPHVMNVEASQHSQSVTVSIFDALAEILTSTPRNRLSSTTEVQKQNIKTDSIQSLDVVSSNINVNSGVLPSQDTLNVFVNTNVQNTDKTLNVNNPSVAAGAASALTPQSLPTPIPTTPVSVRKPFAIKVLYSEPTDKLTTALEPTSNQPSTDNPSTVYNTVSDLLLSNNNVVSSELTSMLSSNINNILRNMDDRVKSRVSADMNRILKNLIPRAIDGLDDNVDSTPNTTPYSVEEIKDTENVNFDVNLNINGNPASLDLLQTAGTTSNVNITNGVANTVNGVEQPDFTQDGNNQGFSQLASILPESNEGRTTTANQNRLITVPTTTVTVTPDTVSANLASSFVPENDDSIVIEREVNNNTASNSPNVPVPFLTNFQIEDFTTQDSGNFNNTSVLQSEPIPFAATPSQNDDNPNIQDINDVTPLQLWILSKKARVLKMIEDLIRDHNNELANATALTDMFRQSDNSPISERLTEIMSTMNTTTISTDSDDSSLSTTPSLPLPLSTLPSNESFEAGLTTSTMSSEVAISNESFTTVSARLDDISTSTSSTSSNAETATAMSTTEATVELSNRSLIESKTATTIQETTTQSIETVTPSDVATTTQVNQETTIQNDIETTTEISTSALNLKDSSRGVTTVASKPAEQSTASHVLSLRTTTMLPSVDEILLNSLSSAAKEEMVISSMTSSTRQPTILTLDIDPETKQIRTEKPGEIKFISIDEVTTTSSPTSNVLKLASSKSPTTTVTSQMQTVTESSTQTPQIPTQVQNDDQTTTIQVAARTITNVVSESTTVQSVLTTSTTEASTTPLASTEPVTTTTMAPVTTTTETTTTTAKAIETTTEVRTTLRTTTAPPTTSAPTTAAETIIPSTATPAPTERVTKEDIKRYQEDAALLEAILSGSERLPKKLNFNNLDQNTGTSSVNTQTKLASGTKQSDTDKLLQELLLVAGKNPNTLTVPNIGGIINSVQTTTARSIEDDIRQFEEDTKLLKALLAATGQDPAKFNIPTLDIKTTTLVPTTETTTTSKPTETTTPSIDGDITRFQEDAKLLQALLQATGQNNGNFKIPDITGITSHVRIASNPRTTSLGSNPTTPINVRPIYTTLRTTTLPPTTVTVPTTFQLRATDSTTARISTTFPPFRRRPTATVSTDPTTVATARRVPIPGFTVTTELPTSSTFSVQEDLAFLNNLKSVLNTNTDSTDPEAALANRIIALAVDRSLNEIKTGQGTERTGKNLVPTTAPTTTTTTTTTTTTTTTTTPRPTTAAPSTPSIEDDLRQFQEDTKLLQALLKATGQDPSKLNLPTIPNINANVSPKIPPGVHRELNLLSNLLASPSPLNEPFDSLTQKPKEQMKTTITTTPKPFGAKIAVKDDVKNVQDDGKLLQTLIKLQGVQETTTQKSKIAITGQSTDEALKKLIQQTKSPGMVQDATKMPIAISTEYGKSNDALLAALLKEQGFGPTTASSLDEQIRLAIPLDPPRAVTSEQTPGRGQLVSAAINVTRAFSQFLGAAIQGAAQTVQSVIRAGQRAATDVYSNGSGASG; this comes from the exons gCGGAGGGAACGACGCGTGTAGGCAGAAGACTGTCAATACACACGTCCACAGAAAGCAGCGCTCTTGAACAAGAGCATGCTTCTACAAGAAGAGGGTCGAGGAGAAGAGAAGAAACATCGCCGCGGCAAGCTGTGCGAAGAACAAGGACACGTGCTCCTCAAACTGAAGAGGTCACTGAACCACAAACTAAACGGAATACCACCAACGAACGCTTCGACTCGAGAAAAGCTTACAGTAGGACCCGAAACAGGCCCGAACCAGAAGAAGATACTCCTAAAGCCAACGTTATTAGAAGCAGATCGCGATTCAATAGACCAGCTCCAACCCAACCCACCCCTACTACAAAAGCACCAGAGGTGACTTCTCCCAATATAGATGAAAGCAAAATAGAAGTCATAAATTCAACTCTAGAAGAAATAACCAAAATGGTTTTTAATGAATATGAACCTGTAACACAATCTAATCGCAGAATTTCAACTCGAATCAGTGCAGTTACTCAACGAAGACGTGGCCGAGTCAATGCCAGAAGCAACGAGCAATCAGACCTTACTAGTTCCGGAACGACAAACTCAATTTCGATTGCTGAAAAAGGACCCACTACTGACAAAATGTTAGATCTAAGAGGTCCCCGAAAGCTAAGGTATAAACAGCGAGTATCAGAAACTGATACCAATTTAACGGGTCTTGGTATTACGGCTTCGAATGAGGTTCAACAGTCTAGTCAAAAGGAGACCCCTAGTCACGAGCCCAAGCTATCTGCCCCGGTAGAAAATGTTCAACAAAGCACTGAGACGAACCCTTTGAAAACAACGACTTTGAAGGTCATGAGGATAGTCAGGCGGCCTGTCCAGAGAGGAAAGGGAAGCTTCAAGCCGACCGCATCCGAGTCTCTACCTAAAAAACGTTCAGATGAAGTAAGCGAAGACGACAACTATCCTGAACCATTCAAAGCGCTGTTGCAAGCTAAAAATACTTCA ACACAGTTTACCTCTCCGAATGACGAGAGTCTGACCTTGAAAGCATCACAGAAAGTTTACAACTCCTTTACACCATCACAACAGTCAACACTAagttctcttaaaaataaatactcacGG TTACGACCTAAACCCAATGTAGAAAAAGAATTGAAAAATGACACCAAACCTGATGATAAATCTGCGGAAAGCACTGTAGCTCCAAAAACGCTTTCAACCAAAGAACCCAGTTATAAGTTTCGGTCTCAACAAACCACAAGAAGCAGAAAATTTAGTCACCTTACTTCTTCCACCGTCTCAAACACAGAACAGAGCGGTGATAAACCCGCTTACAAATATAatcgaaaatttaaaataagcaCTACCGAGGCTCCCAAAACCGAACCCAAAATAATTTCCAAACGTGTTGAAACTAACAATCTTTTAAAAAAGGCGTCGCATAGACCTACATTTTATTCAAGACGAAATTCAAGCAAAAGTGAGGCCAGTACCACAACCCCAAGTAACGAAGAAAGCCTTAATATAGGAAGTGCTTTAGAAAGTATTGCAAAACACAAAGCATCGTTGCCAAGGACGTCTTATTATAGTCGACAGAGAAATAGTAAAAAAGTCTTAACCCCATCTATCCCATCGACGGAAGAACCTTTTAAGGATAATAAGAGTGTCATAGAAACTTCTGATAGAAAAAACGCTGATAATGTAGACATGCCCTTGatatatacattattaaaaccCACCGACGTTTCACAAAATGAAAACAATCTAGATATTTCACACAATGAAAACAATGGCGAAAACCCACATAAAATGTTTGTTATTGCAGTAACAAGTAAAGAGTCTCCAGAATCTAGTACAGAAAATGAAATGACATCTAATACTGTTGAGGAGACTGAAGCTAGACCTGTAGTGGGCTTATCGACTCCAAAGTATCATGCTACGTATACAGTTCCTCAACCTACTGCTAAAGCAGACGAACATGACGTTTTGAGTGCTGTGCCTCCCATTAGAAACATCCCGACTCGAAAATTTGGACGAGGGAGAGTCGGCTCAAGAAGTCAAAATGATGTAGTCTCAGAAGAACCAGTAACGAGGGACAGAGGGGCTGGGAAGTATACAGATTCTTATACAAAAACCACTGAGGCTTCTACCAATGGG ATAAATCCAGACACTGAAAAGTCTAGACATAGATTCAGCTCTAAATATAGAGCATTGCATGACAAaccaatttatagagcaacagTGCCCACGGTTACACCGTCAACT ATAGAGGGAGAAGAATATCAATTAGGGCCAGATATGAATGCTATCACGTTTACTCAAACACGAAGTCCAGCTGAACTATTGAAACTGTCAGAAAGTTTGGTGAAACCACACGTCATGAATGTTGAAGCTTCACAACACTCCCAGTCAGTTACTGTATCAATATTCGATGCTTTAGCTGAAATCCTTACGTCCACACCCAGAAACCGACTATCATCTACAACAGaagtacaaaaacaaaacattaaaacCGATTCTATACAATCACTCGACGTCGTGAGTAGCAACATTAATGTAAATAGTGGAGTTTTGCCAAGTCAAGACACATTGAATGTTTTTGTAAACACTAATGTACAAAACACTGACAAGACACTAAATGTGAATAACCCATCGGTTGCGGCTGGCGCAGCATCGGCGTTGACGCCCCAGTCTTTACCCACACCCATCCCCACTACTCCTGTTTCTGTAAGGAAACCTTTCGCTATCAAAGTCTTATACTCAGAACCAACAGACAAACTTACGACTGCACTTGAACCAACATCAAACCAGCCATCGACTGACAACCCATCAACGGTATATAACACTGTTTCTGATCTTTTGTTATCTAATAACAATGTAGTGTCGTCTGAACTAACCAGCATGTTGTCTAGTAATATTAACAATATACTCCGAAATATGGACGACAGGGTTAAATCTAGAGTGTCCGCCGACATGAATAGAATACTGAAGAACTTGATTCCCAGGGCTATAGACGGTTTAGATGACAATGTAGATTCTACCCCAAATACCACACCCTACAGTGTGGAGGAGATCAAAGACACAGAAAACGTAAATTTCGATgttaacttaaatataaatggtAACCCTGCGTCCCTTGATCTTCTTCAAACTGCAGGTACCACCAGCAATGTAAATATCACAAATGGTGTTGCTAATACAGTTAATGGTGTAGAACAGCCTGATTTTACTCAGGATGGTAATAACCAAGGTTTTTCACAATTAGCTAGTATTTTGCCAGAATCAAACGAAGGACGAACGACGACAGCTAACCAAAATAGATTAATAACTGTTCCCACAACTACGGTAACCGTAACACCTGATACTGTCAGTGCTAATTTAGCTTCGTCATTCGTTCCTGAAAATGACGATAGTATTGTTATTGAGAGGGAGGTTAACAATAATACTGCATCCAATAGTCCGAATGTTCCCGTCCCATTTTTAACGAACTTTCAAATAGAAGATTTCACTACACAGGATTCAGGTAATTTTAATAACACATCCGTTTTGCAAAGTGAACCTATACCCTTCGCTGCAACACCATCTCAAAATGACGACAATCCTAACATTCAGGACATCAATGACGTGACACCCCTTCAGCTGTGGATATTATCTAAAAAAGCCCGAGTACTGAAAATGATTGAAGACCTTATACGTGACCATAACAACGAACTGGCTAATGCCACTGCACTGACAGATATGTTTAGACAATCAGATAACTCTCCTATATCTGAACGACTGACTGAAATAATGAGTACAATGAATACTACGACTATATCAACCGACTCcgatgactcttctctttctacTACTCCTTCTCTTCCTCTTCCTCTTTCTACCTTGCCCTCAAACGAATCTTTCGAAGCTGGCCTCACTACAAGTACCATGTCGTCAGAAGTCGCCATCAGTAATGAATCGTTTACAACGGTATCAGCTCGTTTAGATGACATTAGTACAAGTACATCTTCTACATCGAGCAATGCAGAGACTGCTACTGCTATGTCAACGACGGAAGCTACCGTTGAGCTATCGAATAGATCGCTAATCGAGTCCAAAACGGCTACAACTATACAGGAAACAACCACGCAGAGTATTGAAACGGTCACGCCTTCAGACGTCGCAACCACAACGCAAGTGAATCAAGAAACTACGATTCAAAATGATATCGAAACAACTACCGAG ATATCGACATCGGCACTTAATTTAAAAGATAGCAGTAGAGGTGTAACTACTGTGGCTAGTAAGCCAGCTGAGCAAAGCACAGCCTCGCATGTTTTGAGTTTACGCACAACTACAATGCTACCCTCTGTCGATGAGATTCTGCTTAATAGTTTATCTTCGGCCGCTAAAGAGGAAATGGTTATATCATCAATGACGAGTTCCACTCGCCAGCCTACAATATTAACACTGGATATTGATCCGGAG ACCAAACAAATACGCACTGAAAAGCCTGGTGAAATTAAATTCATATCAATCGACGAAGTGACCACAACTTCATCTCCAACTTCGAATGTCTTGAAGTTGGCTTCCAGCAAATCACCCACTACAACTGTAACTAGTCAAATGCAGACAGTTACCGAGTCTAGTACACAGACACCACAGATTCCAACACAAGTACAAAATGATGATCAAACAACTACGATTCAAGTAGCTGCAAGAACGATTACGAACGTTGTCTCAGAATCAACCACCGTGCAAAGCGTGCTAACGACAAGCACTACTGAGGCTAGCACAACTCCATTAGCAAGCACTGAACCGGTCACAACTACGACCATGGCTCCAGTGACAACGACCACAGAAACTACGACGACTACTGCGAAAGCGATAGAAACAACGACCGAAGTTAGAACTACTTTAAGAACAACGACTGCACCACCAACGACTTCTGCACCGACTACTGCTGCTGAAACTATAATCCCATCGACAGCTACCCCTGCACCAACAGAACGAGTTACTAAAGAGGATATAAAAAGATATCAAGAAGATGCAGCacttttagaagcaattttaaGTGGCTCTGAACGTCTTCCTAAAAAATTAAACTTCAATAATTTAGATCAAAACACCGGTACTTCATCAGTTAATACTCAAACGAAGCTAGCATCGGGAACTAAACAGAGCGACACCGATAAACTTTTACAAGAACTTCTCTTGGTCGCTGGCAAAAATCCGAATACTCTAACGGTTCCAAATATTGGAGGTATCATTAACAGCGTGCAAACTACAACAGCTCGTTCCATAGAAGATGATATACGACAATTTGAAGAGGATACTAAATTGTTGAAAGCCCTGTTAGCAGCTACAGGACAAGACCCAGCCAAATTTAACATACCGACTCTAGACATTAAAACTACAACATTAGTTCCTACAAcagaaacaacaacaacatctaAACCCACTGAAACAACCACACCGTCAATAGACGGAGACATAACTCGATTCCAAGAAGATGCTAAACTTTTACAAGCGCTTCTACAGGCTACCGGTCAAAATAATGGAAACTTTAAAATCCCTGATATAACGGGAATAACTTCACATGTCAGAATAGCGTCTAATCCGCGCACGACATCCCTGGGGTCAAATCCTACAACCCCGATAAATGTTAGGCCAATATACACAACATTGAGAACGACGACGTTGCCCCCTACCACTGTTACTGTACCTACTACGTTCCAGCTTCGTGCAACCGACTCTACAACCGCTCGGATATCTACCACATTCCCGCCATTCAGAAGAAGACCAACTGCAACTGTATCTACGGATCCAACAACTGTAGCGACCGCTCGAAGAGTTCCAATACCTGGCTTCACTGTAACAACAGAGCTTCCTACATCATCTACTTTTTCAGTTCAAGAAGATTTAGCTTTCCTGAACAATCTG AAATCTGTCCTTAACACAAATACAGATAGTACGGATCCTGAAGCGGCATTAGCGAATCGCATCATAGCTCTTGCAGTAGACAGAAgtttgaatgaaattaaaacagGGCAAGGAACTGAGCGCACGGGAAAGAATCTGGTACCTACTACGGCCCCCACCACAACAACCACAACCACAACGACCACAACCACAACGACCACCACAACACCGCGGCCTACCACAGCTGCTCCTAGCACACCATCCATCGAAGATGATTTGAGACAGTTTCAAGAAGATACTAAACTCTTGCAGGCTTTGCTCAAGGCAACCGGACAAGATCCATCTAAACTTAACTTACCGACAATACCAAACATAAACGCTAATGTGAGTCCAAAAATACCACCAGGAGTTCACAGAGAACTAAATCTTCTCTCAAATCTTCTTGCTTCACCCTCACCTCTCAATGAGCCGTTCGATTCTCTCACGCAGAAACCAAAAGAACAAATGAAGACGACTATCACAACAACTCCTAAACCTTTCGGAGCAAAGATTGCAGTAAAAGATGACGTTAAAAATGTACAAGATGACGGGAAATTGTTACAAACTTTAATAAAATTGCAGGGCGTGCAAGAAACCACGACGCAAAAGAGTAAAATTGCTATTACAG GGCAATCAACAGACGAAGCATTAAAGAAACTGATCCAGCAAACGAAGTCGCCAGGTATGGTGCAGGATGCGACCAAGATGCCGATTGCGATCAGCACGGAATACGGCAAAAGCAACGACGCACTCCTCGCTGCCCTGCTGAAGGAGCAAGGCTTCGGACCTACCACCGCCAGCTCTTTGGACGAGCAAATCCGTCTCGCC ATACCTCTGGACCCCCCGAGGGCAGTGACCTCGGAGCAGACCCCGGGACGAGGGCAGCTGGTGTCCGCAGCGATTAACGTCACCAGGGCCTTTTCGCAGTTCTTGGGGGCTGCGATACAG GGTGCCGCCCAGACTGTCCAGAGCGTGATCCGAGCGGGGCAGCGCGCAGCAACTGATGTGTACAGCAATGGTTCCGGGGCGTCAGGATAA